A single Arachnia propionica DNA region contains:
- the hisI gene encoding phosphoribosyl-AMP cyclohydrolase has translation MRLREDVAARVRFNADGLVPAVAQDIASGQVLMLAWMDEEALARTLTSGRATYWSRSRQIYWIKGETSGNHQRVISVHLDCDGDTVLLRVEQTGAACHTGNPTCFFTELTGSDVEC, from the coding sequence ATGAGATTGCGTGAGGACGTGGCCGCCCGGGTACGGTTCAACGCCGACGGGCTCGTTCCGGCAGTCGCCCAGGACATCGCATCCGGGCAGGTGCTGATGCTGGCCTGGATGGACGAGGAGGCCCTGGCCCGCACCTTGACGAGCGGCCGGGCCACCTACTGGTCCCGCAGCCGTCAGATCTACTGGATCAAGGGGGAGACCTCCGGCAACCACCAGCGCGTGATCTCCGTTCATCTGGACTGCGACGGCGACACCGTGCTGCTGCGCGTCGAACAGACCGGGGCCGCCTGCCACACGGGTAATCCAACCTGTTTCTTCACCGAGCTGACCGGAAGTGACGTCGAATGCTGA
- a CDS encoding HAAS signaling domain-containing protein, with the protein MNEKTDKYTAELARHLRFRGVDEKQVQEAVWTVESHTADSGTSPRQAFGSPRDYARTFTPATTAGPGDTPLYLVGWLIGTLAGALLIICLSARGQEVVLGFLPPVAGIVLASVILVAWGVLVLVRLTRRPKPNPTDSSRSDIR; encoded by the coding sequence ATGAATGAGAAAACGGACAAGTACACGGCAGAACTCGCACGCCATCTTCGCTTCCGGGGCGTGGACGAGAAACAGGTCCAGGAGGCCGTCTGGACCGTCGAATCCCACACCGCCGACAGTGGCACCTCGCCGCGGCAGGCCTTCGGGAGCCCCCGGGACTACGCCCGGACCTTCACTCCTGCCACCACCGCAGGCCCTGGCGACACGCCCCTGTACCTGGTGGGCTGGCTGATCGGGACCCTGGCGGGTGCCCTGCTGATCATCTGCCTGAGCGCGCGGGGCCAGGAAGTCGTCCTGGGGTTTCTCCCCCCGGTCGCGGGCATCGTCCTCGCGTCCGTGATCCTGGTCGCGTGGGGCGTTCTCGTCCTGGTCCGGTTGACCCGTCGCCCGAAACCCAACCCCACTGATTCCTCCAGGAGTGACATTCGCTGA
- a CDS encoding PadR family transcriptional regulator: MATSAWPSEWQRGLLPAAILGILGRRPLHGYGIAQELEKHGWGAIPGGTLYPALRTLETKGLVTGSWRTAERGPARKYYRPTQAGLGLLSRQRTQWDTLSRSMTRILGREADHDE, encoded by the coding sequence ATGGCAACCAGCGCATGGCCCTCGGAGTGGCAACGGGGCCTGCTCCCCGCAGCGATCCTCGGGATCCTCGGCCGCCGCCCCCTCCACGGGTACGGAATCGCACAGGAACTCGAAAAACATGGCTGGGGCGCCATTCCAGGAGGGACCCTCTACCCGGCCCTGCGGACCCTGGAGACCAAGGGGCTCGTGACGGGTAGCTGGCGGACCGCCGAGCGGGGCCCGGCGAGGAAGTACTACCGGCCGACGCAGGCCGGCCTGGGGCTCCTGTCCCGGCAACGAACCCAATGGGACACGCTGTCCCGGTCGATGACACGGATCCTCGGCAGAGAGGCCGACCACGATGAATGA
- a CDS encoding RtcB family protein: MSIYPVSLSGTVNTLMWADETGIEEPAIRQLRNVSALPWTHGLRVMPDVHYGKGATVGSVIAMHQAVAPAAVGVDIGCGMTAVRTNLGSDRLPDDLGRLRRTIERGVPVGNGAHKDHSPTIDRHGRLKRRFKEMREGFESLQARRLARSFGRLETKAVNQIGTLGGGNHFIELCAGDDDRIWVTLHSGSRGIGNRLAQEHMEVAQSLTHNKGLVDRDLAVFLSHTPQMEAYLHDLWWAQSYALLNRDVMLASICDDLSRHIPRIAFEDPIRCHHNYVAVETYDDLELIITRKGAIRAGKGDLGVIPGSMGTGSYIVRGLGNPASYESASHGAGRRMSRSQAKQRFTTEDLAEQTRGIECRKDPGVIDEIPAAYKDINEVIRAQSDLVEVVARLRTLLCIKG; encoded by the coding sequence ATGTCCATCTACCCGGTGTCGCTGAGCGGCACCGTGAACACCCTCATGTGGGCCGACGAGACCGGCATCGAGGAGCCCGCTATCAGGCAGCTCCGCAACGTCTCCGCCCTTCCGTGGACCCACGGGCTGCGCGTCATGCCCGACGTCCACTACGGGAAGGGAGCCACCGTCGGATCCGTGATCGCCATGCACCAGGCCGTCGCCCCCGCCGCGGTCGGTGTCGACATCGGCTGCGGCATGACCGCGGTGCGCACCAACCTGGGTTCCGACCGGCTTCCCGACGATCTCGGCCGGCTCCGCCGCACCATCGAGCGGGGCGTCCCGGTCGGGAACGGGGCGCACAAGGACCACTCCCCCACCATCGACCGGCACGGCAGGCTGAAGCGCCGGTTCAAGGAGATGCGGGAGGGTTTCGAGTCACTGCAGGCCCGTCGGCTCGCGCGTTCCTTCGGGAGGCTCGAGACCAAGGCCGTGAACCAGATCGGCACGCTCGGCGGCGGCAACCACTTCATCGAACTGTGTGCCGGGGACGACGACCGCATCTGGGTGACCCTGCACTCCGGCTCCCGCGGCATCGGCAACCGGCTGGCGCAGGAACACATGGAGGTCGCCCAGTCCCTCACCCACAACAAGGGCCTGGTGGACCGGGACCTGGCCGTGTTCCTGAGCCACACCCCGCAGATGGAGGCCTACCTCCACGACCTGTGGTGGGCGCAGTCCTACGCGTTGCTCAACCGTGACGTGATGCTCGCCAGCATCTGCGACGACCTCTCACGGCACATCCCCCGGATCGCTTTCGAGGACCCGATCCGCTGCCACCACAACTACGTGGCCGTGGAAACCTACGACGACCTGGAGCTGATCATCACCCGGAAGGGGGCGATCCGGGCCGGGAAGGGCGATCTGGGCGTGATTCCCGGCTCCATGGGAACCGGATCGTACATCGTGCGGGGGCTCGGCAACCCGGCCTCCTACGAGTCGGCCTCGCACGGCGCGGGCCGGAGAATGTCGCGGAGCCAGGCCAAGCAGCGGTTCACCACCGAGGACCTGGCCGAGCAGACCAGGGGAATCGAATGCCGCAAGGATCCCGGCGTGATCGACGAGATCCCTGCCGCCTACAAGGACATCAACGAGGTGATCCGGGCGCAGTCCGATCTGGTCGAGGTCGTGGCGCGGCTCCGGACCCTGCTGTGCATCAAGGGCTGA
- a CDS encoding maleylpyruvate isomerase family mycothiol-dependent enzyme, whose protein sequence is MSLASRQRESLCDLMSELGPLAPTRCDGWNVGDLAAHLWIREHKPASLPGIGSKRFAELTGRIQVEALHLKGFPALVRELRRPGWVMRPLDGIVNAVEFFIHHEDVLRANGRTQHLTDKDQAELLRTARVLAFRAQRTWGGQLILVPTVGEVIRHGRGNRPLRLAGPPSELLLFLTGREADIGITAEPETVEEFRKAVGNL, encoded by the coding sequence ATGAGCCTTGCTTCCCGGCAGCGCGAGTCGCTGTGCGATCTGATGTCCGAACTCGGGCCGCTGGCCCCCACCAGGTGCGACGGCTGGAATGTCGGCGACCTGGCCGCGCACCTGTGGATCCGGGAGCACAAACCGGCTTCGCTGCCCGGGATCGGCTCGAAACGGTTCGCCGAACTCACCGGACGCATCCAGGTCGAGGCCCTGCACCTGAAGGGGTTCCCGGCCCTGGTCAGGGAGCTGCGCCGCCCGGGCTGGGTGATGCGCCCGCTCGACGGCATCGTCAATGCGGTGGAGTTCTTCATCCACCACGAGGACGTGCTGCGGGCGAACGGCCGGACCCAGCACCTCACCGATAAGGATCAGGCGGAGTTGCTGCGCACCGCCCGGGTGCTGGCCTTCCGGGCGCAGCGCACCTGGGGTGGGCAGCTCATCCTGGTTCCCACCGTCGGTGAGGTCATCCGTCACGGCAGGGGAAATCGACCGCTGCGCCTCGCGGGTCCGCCCTCGGAGTTGCTGCTGTTCCTGACGGGCAGGGAAGCCGACATCGGGATCACGGCCGAACCTGAGACCGTCGAGGAGTTCCGGAAGGCCGTCGGCAACCTGTAG
- the gatB gene encoding Asp-tRNA(Asn)/Glu-tRNA(Gln) amidotransferase subunit GatB gives MTDLMDFDEVIENYDPALGLEVHVELNTKSKMFCGCSTEFGAEPNTQTCPVCLGLPGALPVVNAKAVESAIRIGLALGCRIAPWGRFARKNYFYPDMTKNFQTSQYDEPIAFDGRVELEVDGESFVVEIERAHMEEDAGKLTHIGATGRIHGADHSVIDYNRAGMPLIEIVTRPILGTGAKAPQVARAYVAHLRDLMRALDVSDVRMEQGSLRCDANVSLAPKGSAELGIRTETKNVNSLRSIERAVTFEMRRQAAILADGGRVTQETRHFHEGDGSTSPGRSKEEAQDYRYFAEPDLVPVAPSAEWIEELRATLPEPPAERRRRLAEEWDIDARTMAAVVAAGALDLIEATVAAGASPQSARKWWLSELARRANEAGVELEALGVTPADVAETQAMVDAGELTDKLARAVFDGVIAGEGRPVEVVAGRGLKVVSDEGALNATVEDVIAANPEVAQKIRGGKHQAVGALIGQVMKAMRGQADAARVRELLMEKLT, from the coding sequence ATGACGGACCTGATGGACTTCGACGAGGTCATCGAGAACTACGACCCGGCGCTCGGGCTGGAGGTTCACGTCGAACTCAACACGAAATCGAAGATGTTCTGCGGCTGCTCCACCGAGTTCGGGGCGGAACCGAACACCCAGACCTGCCCCGTGTGCCTCGGCCTGCCGGGCGCGCTTCCCGTGGTCAACGCAAAAGCCGTCGAATCCGCGATCCGCATCGGCCTGGCGCTCGGGTGCCGGATCGCGCCGTGGGGCAGGTTCGCGCGGAAGAACTACTTCTACCCGGACATGACCAAGAACTTCCAGACTTCCCAGTACGACGAACCGATCGCCTTCGACGGCCGGGTCGAACTGGAGGTCGACGGGGAGAGTTTCGTGGTCGAGATCGAACGCGCGCACATGGAGGAGGACGCCGGCAAACTGACCCACATCGGGGCGACGGGACGCATCCACGGGGCCGACCACTCCGTCATCGACTACAACCGGGCCGGCATGCCGCTGATCGAGATCGTCACCCGACCCATCCTCGGCACCGGAGCGAAGGCCCCGCAGGTGGCGCGCGCCTACGTCGCCCACCTGCGTGACCTGATGCGCGCCCTCGACGTCTCGGACGTGCGCATGGAACAGGGTTCGCTGCGCTGCGACGCGAACGTGTCGCTGGCCCCCAAGGGATCGGCGGAACTGGGAATCCGCACCGAAACCAAGAACGTGAACTCGCTTCGTTCCATCGAACGTGCCGTCACCTTCGAGATGCGCCGCCAGGCCGCGATTCTCGCGGACGGGGGACGGGTCACGCAGGAAACCCGGCACTTCCACGAGGGCGACGGCTCAACCAGCCCTGGTCGCTCCAAGGAGGAGGCGCAGGACTACCGCTACTTCGCCGAACCGGACCTCGTGCCCGTGGCGCCCAGCGCGGAGTGGATCGAGGAACTGCGCGCCACGCTTCCCGAACCCCCCGCCGAGCGCCGCAGGCGCCTGGCCGAGGAATGGGACATCGATGCCAGGACCATGGCAGCCGTCGTGGCCGCCGGGGCCCTGGACCTGATCGAGGCGACGGTGGCCGCGGGGGCCTCCCCGCAGTCAGCCCGGAAATGGTGGCTGAGCGAATTGGCCCGCCGGGCCAACGAGGCCGGCGTCGAATTGGAGGCGCTCGGCGTCACCCCGGCCGATGTAGCGGAAACCCAGGCGATGGTGGATGCGGGCGAGCTGACCGACAAGCTGGCGCGCGCAGTGTTCGACGGTGTCATCGCGGGCGAGGGCAGGCCCGTCGAGGTGGTCGCCGGGCGGGGCCTGAAGGTGGTCTCAGATGAAGGCGCGCTGAACGCGACCGTCGAGGACGTGATCGCCGCGAACCCGGAGGTGGCCCAGAAGATCCGAGGTGGCAAGCACCAGGCGGTGGGGGCGCTCATCGGTCAGGTCATGAAGGCCATGAGGGGCCAGGCGGATGCCGCCCGGGTCCGGGAACTGCTGATGGAGAAACTGACCTGA
- the gatA gene encoding Asp-tRNA(Asn)/Glu-tRNA(Gln) amidotransferase subunit GatA: protein MTEIITRTAHEQTGLLAAGEVSSVELTRAHLEQIEAVNPALNAFLHVDPEGALAAAAAIDARRAKGEELGPLAGIPIAVKDNFCTTGMPTTCGSRILEGWIPPYDATVIARLKQAGLIILGKTNMDEFAMGSSTETSAFGPSRNPWDLDRIPGGSGGGSSAAVAGCLAPLALGSDTGGSIRQPGAVTGTVGVKPTYGGVSRYGVVAMASSLDQPGPVTRNVLDAALLHAVMGGHDPMDSTSIAQPLPPLAEAARRREVRGLRIGVVKELGGEGYDAAVETRFAEAVQWLRDGGAEVVEVSCPHFEYALAAYYLIMPAELSSNLARFDAVRYGLRLGDDGSRDMEAVTSITRGQGFGREAKRRLIIGTYALSSGYHDQYYGSAQKVRTLVARDFEAAFAECDVLVSPTTPTVAFRLGERTSDPMAMYKADLCTIPSNLAGNASASFPVGLSEEGLPVGLQVVAPPLADDRLYRVGGFIEATLEDRLEGPLLKRAKPLDGTRAVW from the coding sequence GTGACCGAGATCATCACCAGGACGGCCCACGAACAAACCGGCCTGCTCGCGGCGGGCGAGGTGAGTTCCGTAGAACTGACCCGCGCCCACCTCGAACAGATCGAGGCGGTGAACCCGGCCCTCAACGCATTCCTGCACGTCGACCCCGAAGGCGCCCTGGCCGCCGCGGCCGCGATCGATGCCCGCCGGGCCAAAGGCGAGGAACTCGGCCCGCTGGCGGGGATCCCCATCGCCGTGAAGGACAACTTCTGCACCACCGGGATGCCCACCACCTGCGGCTCCCGCATCCTGGAGGGCTGGATCCCGCCCTACGACGCGACGGTCATCGCGCGCCTCAAACAGGCCGGGCTGATCATCCTCGGCAAGACCAACATGGACGAGTTCGCGATGGGCTCCTCCACCGAGACCTCCGCCTTCGGGCCCTCCCGCAACCCGTGGGACCTCGACCGGATTCCCGGTGGCTCGGGGGGAGGATCCTCCGCCGCGGTGGCGGGCTGCCTCGCCCCGCTCGCCCTGGGTTCCGACACCGGCGGTTCCATCCGCCAGCCCGGGGCCGTGACCGGCACCGTCGGGGTGAAACCCACCTACGGCGGGGTGTCGCGCTACGGGGTGGTGGCGATGGCCTCCAGCCTGGACCAGCCCGGCCCCGTCACCCGCAACGTCCTGGACGCCGCGCTGCTGCACGCAGTCATGGGCGGCCACGACCCCATGGACTCCACGTCCATCGCGCAGCCGCTGCCCCCGCTGGCGGAGGCGGCGCGCCGCCGCGAGGTCCGGGGGTTGAGGATCGGCGTGGTCAAGGAGCTCGGCGGTGAGGGCTACGACGCCGCCGTCGAGACCCGTTTCGCCGAGGCCGTCCAGTGGCTGCGTGACGGCGGTGCCGAGGTGGTGGAGGTGTCCTGCCCGCACTTCGAGTACGCCCTGGCCGCCTACTACCTGATCATGCCGGCGGAACTGTCCAGCAACCTCGCGCGCTTCGACGCGGTGCGCTACGGGCTGCGGCTCGGCGACGACGGGTCGCGCGACATGGAGGCAGTCACCTCAATCACCAGGGGACAGGGCTTCGGACGCGAGGCCAAACGCCGGCTCATCATAGGCACCTACGCCCTGTCCAGCGGCTACCACGACCAGTACTACGGATCCGCCCAGAAGGTCCGCACCCTCGTGGCCCGCGACTTCGAGGCGGCCTTCGCCGAATGCGACGTGCTGGTCTCGCCCACCACACCCACCGTCGCGTTCAGGCTGGGGGAGCGCACCAGCGACCCGATGGCCATGTACAAGGCGGACCTGTGCACCATCCCGTCGAACCTCGCCGGCAATGCGTCGGCGAGTTTCCCCGTCGGTTTGAGCGAGGAGGGGCTGCCCGTCGGGTTGCAGGTGGTCGCTCCCCCGCTGGCCGACGACCGGCTCTACCGGGTGGGTGGGTTCATCGAGGCAACCCTGGAGGACAGGCTGGAGGGGCCGCTGCTCAAGCGGGCGAAGCCCCTCGACGGAACGAGGGCGGTGTGGTGA
- the gatC gene encoding Asp-tRNA(Asn)/Glu-tRNA(Gln) amidotransferase subunit GatC, with protein sequence MALTPQEVARLAALARLELTESECAELAPELEVILGSVARVGEVAGDDIPLMTHALPLTNVMRPDRVRESLPQQAVLAGAPDVEDERFRVPRILSED encoded by the coding sequence GTGGCCCTGACCCCTCAGGAGGTGGCGCGGCTGGCAGCGCTGGCCCGGCTCGAACTGACCGAGTCGGAATGCGCCGAACTGGCCCCCGAACTGGAAGTGATCCTGGGCTCCGTGGCCCGGGTGGGCGAGGTGGCGGGTGATGACATCCCCCTCATGACCCACGCGCTTCCGCTGACCAACGTGATGCGCCCCGACCGGGTGCGCGAATCCCTGCCCCAGCAGGCGGTGCTGGCGGGAGCCCCCGACGTCGAGGATGAGCGTTTCCGTGTTCCCCGGATCCTGAGCGAGGACTGA
- a CDS encoding FadR/GntR family transcriptional regulator — protein sequence MRRSGNGQRSPRTGMTRATETVERIKQLIATSGLRPGDCLPSESDLCDSLGVSRSSLREAVRTLSTLEIVEVQHGRGTFVGNATLRPLVETLAFRMNMLPGKHQHALLEVVEVRRGIDLGEAEQVCSTLRGTGDEELHWLVDRITEATGEGKPFAELDRGFHVTLMNRAGRRIIADLVAACWDVQTMTLAKLPPGTVTDLPGAHAEILGAAEAGDVDGYRRAVCTHYEPLLERFRR from the coding sequence ATGCGGAGGTCGGGAAACGGGCAGCGCAGCCCGCGCACAGGAATGACCAGGGCAACGGAGACCGTCGAACGGATCAAACAGCTCATAGCGACCAGCGGGCTTCGCCCCGGTGACTGTCTGCCCAGCGAATCCGACCTGTGCGACAGCCTGGGTGTTTCCCGGAGTTCGCTCCGGGAGGCCGTCAGGACCCTCAGTACCCTGGAGATCGTTGAGGTCCAGCACGGCCGGGGAACCTTCGTCGGGAACGCCACCCTACGTCCCTTGGTGGAGACGCTGGCCTTCCGCATGAACATGCTTCCCGGGAAACACCAGCACGCGCTTCTCGAGGTGGTCGAGGTGCGGCGGGGAATCGACCTGGGTGAGGCCGAACAGGTCTGTTCCACGCTCCGGGGCACCGGTGACGAGGAACTCCACTGGTTGGTAGACCGGATCACCGAGGCGACGGGGGAGGGAAAACCTTTCGCGGAGCTGGACCGCGGCTTCCACGTCACCCTCATGAATCGCGCGGGCAGAAGGATCATTGCGGACCTGGTCGCGGCCTGCTGGGATGTCCAGACCATGACATTGGCGAAGCTCCCACCGGGCACCGTGACGGACCTGCCGGGCGCGCACGCGGAGATCCTCGGGGCCGCCGAGGCCGGGGATGTGGACGGCTACCGGCGAGCGGTGTGCACACACTATGAACCTCTTCTCGAGAGGTTCCGGCGCTAG
- a CDS encoding ABC transporter ATP-binding protein: MDTTEVMPKLAPIDPRRARRPHPARNLVVATEALTKSYRDFNAVDGINLQVPQGGVYGFLGPNGAGKSTTMKLLLGLVKPTSGRMSVLGHPVGTGSPLPAGAIGSLIEGPSYYPSLSGRENLMMLADYLGLPKARVQHALKTVDLAGQESKLVKRYSMGMKQRLGLAMALLADPRLILLDEPTNGLDPAGVAEIRQLIVALARQEGVTVIVSSHILSEIEQMADSVGIICAGRLRYQGPLSGLRDEGVIEFTAADPAGVSALLRAHRIGHRVTGGVIRTPMLPDPLVGDLVTRIVQAGQTLFRVQTVRKSLEQAFLELTDPLAGREVQ, from the coding sequence ATGGACACGACAGAAGTGATGCCGAAGCTGGCCCCGATTGATCCGCGCAGAGCGCGCCGCCCGCATCCGGCAAGGAACCTGGTGGTTGCCACGGAGGCGTTGACCAAGTCCTACAGGGATTTCAACGCGGTGGACGGAATCAATCTGCAGGTCCCGCAGGGGGGTGTCTACGGTTTCCTGGGCCCGAACGGGGCGGGAAAGTCAACGACGATGAAACTGCTCCTGGGCCTGGTGAAACCGACATCGGGAAGAATGAGTGTGCTGGGTCACCCGGTGGGAACCGGGTCGCCGCTGCCGGCCGGAGCCATCGGGTCGCTGATCGAGGGGCCGTCATACTACCCGAGCCTGTCGGGCAGGGAAAACCTGATGATGCTCGCGGATTACCTGGGGTTGCCCAAGGCCCGGGTGCAGCACGCGCTGAAGACGGTTGACCTGGCGGGTCAGGAATCCAAACTGGTCAAGCGGTACTCGATGGGCATGAAACAACGCCTGGGGCTGGCGATGGCGTTGCTGGCGGATCCGCGGCTGATCCTGCTGGACGAGCCGACCAATGGTCTGGATCCGGCCGGTGTGGCCGAGATCCGGCAACTGATCGTTGCCCTGGCCCGGCAGGAGGGGGTGACCGTGATCGTCTCCTCCCACATCCTGTCAGAAATCGAACAGATGGCCGACTCGGTGGGCATCATCTGCGCCGGAAGATTGCGCTACCAAGGACCGTTGTCGGGGTTGCGGGACGAGGGGGTCATCGAGTTCACGGCCGCCGATCCCGCCGGGGTTTCCGCCCTGTTGAGGGCACACCGGATCGGGCATCGGGTCACCGGTGGTGTCATCCGCACCCCGATGCTCCCCGACCCGCTCGTCGGGGACCTGGTGACCCGGATCGTCCAGGCCGGCCAGACCCTGTTCCGGGTCCAGACGGTTCGCAAGAGCCTGGAACAGGCCTTCCTGGAACTGACCGATCCCCTCGCCGGACGGGAGGTGCAGTGA
- a CDS encoding ABC transporter permease, with amino-acid sequence MTAVGMEIRKMKRKHYWLMASGAIALQLLWLAAMALKRSTGVVEARLMVLSLAEPLYLGLLLMPIVAALLASRLVTLDTEERMDQLLTTYKQRAATRFTAKLVVGSASIAAGELLFIGLLASAGPGLGLRSDAGYQEALLPGLVVLLAASVATVAVQLALAACLEKQAIGLGVAVVAGVTSSALPFINLAPLGWALPWGLPAAANPVSTQLLRQTGMGTALVAHPWVNALGAVLAAAAWVCISRSVVKYKENHR; translated from the coding sequence ATGACCGCCGTCGGCATGGAAATCCGCAAGATGAAACGCAAGCACTACTGGCTCATGGCCTCCGGGGCCATCGCGCTTCAGCTGCTCTGGCTCGCCGCCATGGCACTCAAACGCAGCACGGGCGTGGTGGAGGCGCGCCTGATGGTTCTGAGCCTCGCCGAGCCCCTATACCTGGGGCTGCTGCTGATGCCCATCGTCGCTGCCCTGCTGGCCTCCAGGCTGGTCACGCTCGACACGGAGGAACGCATGGATCAGCTGCTCACGACCTACAAGCAGCGGGCAGCCACACGGTTCACGGCGAAACTGGTGGTGGGTTCCGCGAGCATCGCGGCGGGTGAGTTGCTGTTCATCGGGCTCCTCGCCTCCGCCGGGCCGGGGCTCGGGCTGAGGAGTGACGCGGGATATCAGGAAGCGCTCTTGCCGGGGCTGGTCGTGCTGCTGGCGGCCTCGGTGGCCACCGTGGCGGTGCAGCTGGCGTTGGCGGCCTGCCTGGAGAAGCAGGCGATCGGCCTGGGGGTGGCCGTCGTGGCCGGGGTCACTTCCTCGGCCCTGCCCTTCATAAATCTGGCCCCGCTGGGCTGGGCACTGCCTTGGGGGCTGCCGGCCGCGGCGAATCCGGTGAGCACACAGCTGCTCAGACAAACCGGGATGGGGACCGCGCTCGTAGCCCATCCCTGGGTGAACGCGCTCGGGGCGGTTCTCGCAGCCGCCGCCTGGGTTTGCATCTCCCGGTCCGTCGTCAAATACAAGGAGAATCACCGATGA
- a CDS encoding ABC transporter permease translates to MSTTTFDRLPTGYRKPPRLRPSVRAAWLWENRKVSNLWYWPALALLCAVSLLSGYVQFMEYRAEFLAQGATWAVIWGQGSLMSSMLFIPLAVGAFTAQSAAGEHEGRNWQRMSASGLAGTMVAGKLLHTAQTALASALVFLTEFVVTGLLLGFDPAELGPYLARVVPIALSVWVVEVFVMWVGTIANSFAAIMSILLLTTIGGFVLSLAAPPVAGLYPLSLITSAFASRQPDSIASVGSMLVTGSIAAVWVVFWASALLRRIARNP, encoded by the coding sequence ATGAGCACCACGACATTCGACCGTCTTCCCACCGGGTATCGGAAACCGCCCCGGCTCCGTCCCTCGGTGCGGGCGGCCTGGCTGTGGGAGAACCGCAAGGTCTCGAACCTCTGGTACTGGCCGGCGCTGGCCCTGCTGTGCGCGGTCAGTCTGCTCTCCGGATACGTCCAGTTCATGGAGTACCGGGCTGAGTTCTTGGCCCAGGGGGCCACCTGGGCCGTCATCTGGGGGCAGGGCTCGTTGATGTCGTCAATGCTCTTCATCCCCTTGGCCGTAGGCGCCTTCACCGCCCAGAGCGCCGCCGGTGAGCACGAGGGCCGGAACTGGCAGCGCATGTCGGCCTCCGGGCTGGCGGGCACCATGGTCGCGGGCAAGCTGTTGCACACCGCGCAGACTGCGTTGGCGAGCGCTTTGGTGTTCCTCACCGAGTTCGTCGTCACCGGGTTGCTGCTCGGCTTCGACCCGGCGGAACTCGGCCCGTACCTGGCCCGCGTCGTACCCATCGCCCTGTCGGTGTGGGTAGTCGAGGTGTTCGTCATGTGGGTCGGGACCATCGCGAACTCCTTTGCCGCGATCATGAGCATCCTGCTGCTGACCACCATCGGGGGATTCGTCCTGAGCCTGGCAGCTCCGCCAGTGGCCGGCCTGTATCCGCTCTCCCTGATCACCTCGGCCTTCGCCTCCCGCCAACCCGATAGCATCGCCTCCGTGGGCTCCATGCTGGTGACCGGTTCCATAGCGGCGGTCTGGGTGGTGTTCTGGGCGAGTGCGCTGCTGCGCAGGATTGCCCGCAACCCATGA